The Skermanella pratensis genome has a window encoding:
- a CDS encoding purine-nucleoside phosphorylase produces MDRAASPEDAARVIAERAPGFAPRVGIVLGSGLGGLADRIGDAVAISYADLPGFPRPGVHGHAGRLVLGTLGGQRVACMQGRVHLYEGAGPAAIRLPIRALKLAGCETLFLTCAAGSLRTEVGPGRLMAITDHINMQGTNPLVGPNDDAFGPRFPGLKDAWDPDLTGHLAATAVGLGIDLARGIYAAWLGPCFETPAEVRMLKALGADAVGMSTVPECIVARHCGLTVVGCAVITNLGVGLGDGEVSHDQTLRSAAAAAADLERLVVGFLEGLDR; encoded by the coding sequence ATGGACAGAGCCGCTTCCCCGGAGGACGCCGCAAGGGTCATCGCGGAGCGGGCGCCGGGGTTCGCGCCCCGGGTCGGCATCGTGCTCGGTTCCGGCCTGGGCGGGCTGGCGGACCGGATCGGGGATGCGGTCGCGATCTCCTACGCCGACCTGCCCGGCTTCCCGCGCCCCGGCGTCCACGGCCATGCCGGTCGGCTGGTCCTGGGCACCCTGGGCGGGCAGCGGGTGGCCTGCATGCAGGGGCGGGTCCACCTGTACGAGGGCGCGGGGCCGGCTGCGATCCGGCTGCCCATCCGGGCGCTGAAGCTGGCCGGCTGCGAGACGCTGTTCCTGACCTGCGCCGCCGGGTCGCTGCGGACCGAGGTCGGCCCCGGCCGGCTGATGGCGATCACCGACCACATCAACATGCAGGGCACCAACCCGCTGGTCGGCCCCAACGACGACGCTTTCGGCCCCCGGTTTCCCGGGCTGAAGGACGCCTGGGACCCCGATCTGACCGGGCATCTGGCGGCGACCGCCGTCGGGTTAGGGATCGACCTCGCCCGGGGGATCTACGCCGCTTGGCTCGGCCCCTGCTTCGAGACGCCGGCGGAGGTCCGGATGCTGAAGGCGCTGGGCGCCGACGCGGTCGGCATGTCCACCGTGCCGGAATGCATCGTCGCCCGCCACTGCGGGTTGACCGTCGTGGGCTGCGCGGTCATCACCAACCTGGGCGTCGGCCTGGGCGACGGGGAGGTCAGCCACGACCAGACCCTGCGCTCGGCGGCGGCGGCGGCGGCGGACCTGGAACGGCTGGTGGTGGGATTCCTGGAAGGATTGGACCGGTGA
- a CDS encoding methyl-accepting chemotaxis protein gives MTTRELSDARAQPDATPSPGTSVELALWRIDGATQRSLRQLGPHVNTDLDGILTDFYGFLKRFPETAELIAAEGMVARLICAQRDHWHKLFTDGIDARYVERVQRIGSAHHRVGLKPRFYLSAYSFIMERLVRSVIERNRWSRHAAADQAATLIRTLLMEAELALSVYTHTTTEQHVTDELLDLADTFEQELDDAVQLVRRKAEAMETASTEVLGAARMVSEDGNHVAEASHEADVNAQTIAAATQELSASIAEISRQVDRSTGAAQDATTRSQAARDIANNLTDVSDRIGAIASLIEKIAKETRLLALNASIEAARAGEAGRGFSVVANEVKLLADQTNDATGNIRAEIQSMQKAIGDTVSAIADVAGRVELVNDTITAIASAVVEQDAVTQDIAQTVTQTADSVRRVHERIGSVATQAGLTTTVSTQLRKNTTELVEQVVNIEKRVISSLRNSRFAERRRAMRVTVDIKTECRVDGRAVPACVENISSGGAQIRLAAGTAGQNAPVSFDLPGIGDVTARVSSVEGEVLHVHFGDLGPAVRAALTEALDRWHRGDEALIQTVQAAARQISGLFDDTIDEGGIGAAAMFSTAYQPIPGTDPQQYLTAYTDLCDRLLPPIQEEVLQKEARIDFCVVVDRNGYLPTHNRKYSQPQRPGEPAWNAANCRNRRLFDDFTGIAAARSRAPALVQTYRRDMGGGRFLLLKDVSAPILVHGRHWGALRLGCRPT, from the coding sequence ATGACCACTCGCGAGCTGTCCGACGCGCGGGCTCAGCCTGACGCGACCCCGTCCCCCGGCACATCGGTCGAGCTGGCGCTCTGGCGGATCGACGGCGCGACGCAGCGCTCCCTCCGGCAGCTCGGCCCCCATGTCAACACCGACCTGGACGGCATTCTCACCGACTTCTACGGCTTCCTGAAGCGCTTTCCCGAAACGGCGGAGCTGATCGCCGCGGAGGGCATGGTCGCCCGCCTGATCTGCGCCCAGCGGGACCACTGGCACAAGCTGTTCACCGACGGCATCGACGCCCGGTACGTGGAGCGGGTGCAGCGGATCGGGTCGGCCCACCACCGGGTCGGGCTGAAGCCGCGTTTCTACCTCTCGGCCTATTCCTTCATCATGGAGCGGCTGGTCCGCTCGGTGATCGAGCGCAACCGCTGGAGCCGGCACGCCGCGGCCGACCAGGCGGCGACGCTGATCCGCACCCTCCTGATGGAGGCGGAGCTGGCGCTCTCCGTCTATACCCACACCACGACCGAGCAGCACGTGACGGACGAGCTGCTCGACCTCGCCGACACCTTCGAGCAGGAGCTGGACGACGCGGTCCAGCTGGTCCGCCGCAAGGCGGAGGCGATGGAGACGGCCTCGACCGAGGTGCTGGGCGCCGCCCGCATGGTCAGCGAGGACGGCAACCACGTCGCCGAGGCGTCCCACGAGGCCGACGTCAACGCCCAGACCATCGCCGCCGCCACCCAGGAGCTTTCCGCTTCCATCGCCGAGATCTCGCGCCAGGTGGACCGCTCGACCGGGGCCGCCCAGGACGCCACCACCCGGTCCCAGGCCGCCCGCGACATCGCCAACAACCTGACCGACGTGTCCGACAGGATCGGCGCGATCGCCTCGCTGATCGAGAAGATCGCCAAGGAAACCCGCCTTCTGGCGCTGAACGCCAGCATCGAGGCGGCGCGCGCCGGCGAGGCCGGGCGCGGCTTCTCGGTCGTGGCGAACGAGGTCAAGCTGCTGGCCGACCAGACCAACGACGCCACCGGCAACATCCGCGCCGAGATCCAGTCGATGCAAAAGGCCATCGGCGACACGGTCAGCGCGATCGCGGACGTGGCCGGCCGGGTCGAGCTGGTCAACGACACCATCACCGCCATCGCCTCCGCCGTGGTCGAGCAGGACGCGGTCACCCAGGACATCGCCCAGACGGTGACCCAGACGGCCGACAGCGTGCGCCGGGTCCATGAGCGGATCGGCAGCGTCGCCACCCAGGCGGGACTGACCACCACGGTATCGACCCAGCTCCGCAAAAACACGACCGAGCTGGTCGAGCAGGTCGTCAACATCGAGAAGCGGGTGATCTCCAGCCTGCGCAACTCCCGCTTCGCCGAGCGCCGGCGGGCGATGCGCGTCACCGTGGACATCAAGACCGAATGCAGGGTGGACGGGCGGGCGGTGCCGGCCTGCGTCGAGAATATCTCCAGCGGCGGCGCCCAGATCCGCTTGGCCGCCGGGACCGCCGGGCAGAACGCCCCCGTTTCCTTCGACCTGCCGGGCATCGGCGACGTCACGGCCCGGGTCTCGAGCGTGGAGGGGGAGGTGCTCCATGTCCATTTCGGGGATCTCGGGCCTGCCGTCCGGGCCGCGCTGACCGAAGCGCTGGACCGCTGGCACCGGGGCGACGAGGCGCTGATCCAGACCGTGCAGGCGGCGGCGCGCCAGATCTCCGGCCTGTTCGACGACACCATCGACGAGGGCGGCATCGGCGCCGCGGCGATGTTCTCGACCGCCTACCAGCCGATTCCCGGGACCGATCCCCAGCAATACCTGACCGCCTACACGGACCTGTGCGACCGCCTGCTGCCGCCGATCCAGGAGGAGGTGCTGCAGAAGGAGGCCCGGATCGATTTCTGCGTCGTGGTGGATCGCAACGGCTATTTGCCGACCCACAACCGCAAATACTCGCAGCCCCAGCGACCGGGCGAGCCGGCCTGGAACGCGGCCAACTGCCGCAACCGGCGCCTGTTCGACGATTTCACCGGCATCGCCGCCGCGCGCAGCCGGGCCCCGGCCCTGGTCCAGACCTACCGCCGCGACATGGGCGGCGGCAGGTTCCTGCTGCTGAAGGACGTCAGCGCCCCGATCCTGGTCCATGGCCGCCACTGGGGAGCGCTCCGCCTGGGCTGCCGGCCGACGTGA
- the deoC gene encoding deoxyribose-phosphate aldolase, whose protein sequence is MTTLDAAARALPLLDLTSLNDDDTDERIAALCDRTVTPAGNVAAVCIYPRFIPVAKRLLENRGVAIATVVNFPGGGAPAAEVAEDTRAAIAAGADEIDVVLPWRAFMAGERTVPHDVLRACRDACGDGILMKVILETGGLADAGLIERAGRDAVAAGADFLKTSTGKLQPAATLEAAAILLDVIRDCGRPVGFKAAGGIRDTAGAASYLNLADAVMGPGWATPATFRFGASGLLDALLADLGHGGTGQKSSSGY, encoded by the coding sequence GTGACGACATTGGATGCGGCGGCACGGGCACTGCCCCTGCTGGACCTGACCAGCCTGAACGACGACGACACCGACGAGCGAATCGCCGCGCTGTGCGATCGGACGGTGACCCCGGCCGGCAACGTCGCCGCTGTCTGCATCTATCCGCGGTTCATTCCGGTGGCGAAACGACTTCTGGAGAACCGGGGAGTCGCCATCGCCACGGTGGTCAATTTCCCGGGCGGTGGCGCGCCCGCCGCCGAGGTCGCCGAGGACACCCGCGCCGCGATCGCGGCGGGAGCGGACGAGATCGACGTGGTGCTGCCCTGGCGCGCCTTCATGGCCGGGGAGCGGACGGTTCCCCACGACGTGCTGCGCGCCTGCCGGGACGCCTGCGGCGACGGGATCCTCATGAAGGTGATCCTGGAGACCGGCGGACTGGCCGACGCCGGCCTGATCGAGCGGGCGGGCCGCGACGCGGTGGCGGCCGGGGCCGACTTCCTGAAGACCTCCACCGGCAAGCTCCAGCCGGCGGCGACCCTGGAAGCGGCGGCGATCCTGCTGGATGTTATCCGCGACTGCGGGCGCCCGGTCGGCTTCAAGGCGGCGGGCGGCATCCGGGACACGGCGGGGGCCGCCTCGTACCTGAATCTGGCGGATGCCGTGATGGGGCCGGGCTGGGCAACGCCGGCCACTTTCCGCTTCGGCGCCAGCGGGCTGCTGGACGCGCTGCTGGCGGACCTGGGCCACGGCGGGACCGGGCAGAAATCCTCCAGCGGTTATTAG
- a CDS encoding adenosine deaminase, which produces MNARGIPKAELHVHLEGTATPDLVRALAQRNGMTLPPGLFTEAGHFAWTGFLHFLKAYDDAASAIRTGRDYRDVTYDYLRRCAAEGAVYVEVMSSPDHAAMAGLSFQDHLDGIVQGFEDARADFGIEARLIVACVRHFGVERGLEVARACARHRHPLLTGFGMGGDENHLSAADFAPVFAIARHDAGLGCTVHAGESAGPESVRDALDNLPVSRIGHGVRAIEDADLVRRIAGEGIVLEVCPTSNIRTAVYGSYADHPLDRLRAAGCAVTLNSDDPPYFATTLGGEYEVAAEAFGWREDDLRQATVTALEAAFVDDGTRGRLVGRVTSAGSPGGALPSGGHGPGSGR; this is translated from the coding sequence ATGAACGCGCGGGGCATTCCCAAGGCCGAGCTTCACGTCCACCTGGAAGGGACCGCCACGCCGGATCTGGTCCGGGCGCTGGCGCAGCGCAACGGAATGACGCTGCCGCCCGGCCTCTTCACGGAGGCGGGCCACTTCGCCTGGACCGGCTTCCTGCATTTCCTGAAGGCCTACGACGACGCCGCGTCCGCGATCCGCACCGGGCGGGACTATCGCGACGTGACCTACGATTACCTGCGCCGCTGCGCCGCAGAGGGCGCCGTCTATGTGGAGGTGATGTCGTCGCCCGACCATGCCGCGATGGCCGGCCTGTCGTTCCAGGACCACCTGGACGGCATCGTGCAGGGGTTCGAGGATGCCCGCGCCGATTTCGGCATCGAGGCCCGGCTGATCGTCGCCTGCGTGCGCCATTTCGGCGTCGAGCGCGGGCTGGAGGTCGCCAGGGCCTGCGCCCGGCACCGGCACCCGCTGCTGACCGGATTCGGCATGGGCGGCGACGAGAACCACCTGTCCGCCGCCGACTTCGCCCCGGTCTTCGCCATCGCCCGGCACGACGCCGGCCTGGGCTGCACGGTCCATGCCGGCGAGTCCGCCGGGCCGGAGAGCGTGCGGGACGCCCTGGACAACCTGCCGGTCAGCCGCATCGGCCACGGCGTCCGCGCGATCGAGGATGCCGACCTGGTCCGCCGGATCGCCGGGGAGGGCATCGTGCTGGAGGTCTGCCCGACCAGCAACATCCGCACCGCGGTGTATGGCTCCTACGCCGACCATCCGCTGGACCGGCTGCGCGCGGCCGGCTGCGCGGTCACTCTCAACAGCGACGACCCGCCCTATTTCGCGACGACCCTGGGCGGCGAATACGAGGTCGCGGCGGAGGCGTTCGGCTGGCGGGAGGACGATTTGCGGCAGGCGACGGTAACGGCGCTGGAAGCGGCCTTCGTGGACGACGGCACGCGCGGCCGGCTGGTCGGGCGGGTCACGTCGGCCGGCAGCCCAGGCGGAGCGCTCCCCAGTGGCGGCCATGGACCAGGATCGGGGCGCTGA
- a CDS encoding ABC transporter substrate-binding protein, with translation MPARKAILFAAAFAALSSAAGPAAAADLDIPVLVPVTGFLALEGTSQRNGAVLAIRQAPEGLTVRSEVIDTGTSPEGAVTALERASGRGTPTAIAASMLGTQMLAMLPLADEYGIPLVTVSGTASITERGNPWVFRFFPGDGVTKTAHARYVAEELGKRRPAVIYQTTAYGQSGQAHLRDAFAKLGVEPVFEEGVDPGIRDMLPVLTKAMAANPDVLVLHLHSGPTALFVRQAAAMNPGVPIVAGSAMHQPSTAALLEPAELKGVCAETSASPVSGGSPEMERFTADYRAAFGTEPDAFALGQYDGIRMVLDAAADGADTPEAVRNALAKGIYRGLAMTYRSDGRGNMAHSAVIVCYDGSSRVPAVVKRYDVAP, from the coding sequence ATGCCCGCCCGGAAGGCCATACTGTTCGCCGCCGCGTTCGCCGCCCTGTCGTCCGCCGCCGGCCCGGCCGCCGCGGCCGACCTGGACATCCCGGTGCTGGTGCCGGTCACCGGATTCCTGGCGCTCGAAGGGACCAGCCAGCGGAACGGCGCCGTCCTTGCGATCCGCCAAGCCCCAGAAGGGCTCACGGTGCGGTCGGAGGTGATCGACACCGGCACCTCCCCCGAAGGCGCGGTGACCGCGCTGGAACGGGCGTCCGGGCGCGGCACGCCGACGGCGATCGCCGCCAGCATGCTGGGCACCCAGATGCTCGCCATGCTGCCGCTGGCCGACGAGTACGGCATTCCCCTGGTCACGGTGTCGGGCACGGCGTCGATCACCGAGCGCGGCAATCCCTGGGTCTTCCGCTTCTTCCCAGGCGATGGCGTCACCAAGACCGCCCATGCCCGCTACGTGGCGGAGGAGCTTGGCAAGCGCCGGCCGGCTGTGATCTACCAGACCACCGCCTATGGCCAGAGCGGCCAGGCGCACCTGCGCGACGCCTTCGCCAAGCTGGGCGTCGAGCCGGTGTTCGAGGAAGGCGTCGATCCCGGCATCCGCGACATGCTGCCGGTGCTGACCAAGGCCATGGCGGCCAACCCCGACGTGCTGGTCCTGCACCTGCATTCCGGCCCGACGGCGCTGTTCGTGCGGCAGGCGGCGGCCATGAACCCCGGCGTGCCGATCGTCGCCGGCTCGGCCATGCACCAGCCTTCGACCGCGGCGCTGCTGGAGCCGGCCGAGCTGAAGGGCGTCTGCGCCGAGACCTCGGCCTCGCCGGTGTCGGGCGGCTCGCCGGAGATGGAACGCTTCACCGCCGACTACCGCGCCGCCTTCGGCACCGAGCCCGACGCCTTCGCGCTCGGCCAGTACGACGGCATCCGCATGGTGCTGGACGCGGCGGCCGATGGGGCGGACACGCCGGAGGCCGTGCGGAACGCGCTGGCCAAGGGGATATACCGGGGCCTCGCCATGACCTACCGCTCCGACGGCAGGGGCAACATGGCCCATTCCGCCGTCATCGTCTGCTACGACGGATCGTCGCGCGTTCCGGCGGTGGTCAAGCGCTACGACGTGGCGCCGTGA
- the deoA gene encoding thymidine phosphorylase encodes MLPPILPQEIIRKKRDGGTLSDAEIKSFIEGVTAGSVTEGQIAAFCMAVFFRRMGLEERVALTRAMTRSGTVLDWKPLGLPGPVLDKHSTGGVGDKVSLILAPVVAACGGFVPMISGRGLGHTGGTLDKLDSIPGYASLPDRPTLERVVRNVGCAIIGATDAFAPADKRVYAVRDITATVESLDLITASILSKKLAAGLDALVMDVKFGSGAFMAEFGDALALADSIATVATGAGMPTVALLTDMNQVLGRTAGNALEVRESIDLLTGAGHDGRLYEVTAGLSAELLVLGGLARDAEAGRVMVDEAISTGRAAERFAAMVAELGGPADLLENPDTHLAEAPFQREIRIRDEGFVTAVDTRALGVAVVALGGGRTRVQDPIDPAVGLAEVAGPGTPTGPHAAPLAIVHARTEEAAEAAADAVRGAFTVGQSAPSAGPPIARRLAR; translated from the coding sequence ATGCTCCCCCCCATCCTTCCCCAGGAAATCATCCGCAAGAAGCGGGACGGCGGCACCCTTTCCGACGCCGAGATCAAGAGCTTCATCGAGGGCGTCACCGCCGGGTCGGTGACCGAGGGGCAGATCGCCGCCTTCTGCATGGCCGTTTTCTTCCGCAGAATGGGGCTGGAGGAGCGGGTGGCCCTGACCCGCGCGATGACCCGTTCCGGCACCGTACTGGACTGGAAGCCGCTTGGCCTGCCCGGCCCGGTGCTGGACAAGCACTCGACCGGCGGGGTCGGCGACAAGGTCAGCCTGATCCTGGCCCCCGTGGTCGCCGCCTGCGGCGGCTTCGTGCCGATGATCTCGGGCCGCGGCCTCGGCCATACCGGCGGCACCCTGGACAAGCTGGACAGCATCCCCGGCTACGCCTCCCTGCCCGACCGGCCGACGCTGGAGCGGGTGGTCCGCAACGTGGGCTGCGCCATCATCGGGGCCACCGACGCCTTCGCGCCGGCGGACAAGCGCGTCTATGCCGTCCGCGACATCACCGCCACGGTCGAGTCGCTGGACCTGATCACCGCCTCGATCCTGTCGAAGAAGCTGGCGGCGGGGCTGGACGCGCTGGTGATGGACGTGAAGTTCGGCTCCGGCGCCTTCATGGCGGAGTTCGGCGACGCGCTGGCCCTGGCCGACAGCATCGCCACGGTCGCGACCGGCGCGGGCATGCCGACGGTGGCGCTTCTGACCGACATGAACCAGGTACTGGGCCGCACCGCCGGCAACGCGCTGGAGGTGCGCGAGTCGATCGACCTGCTGACGGGAGCGGGCCATGACGGGCGGCTGTACGAGGTGACCGCCGGCCTGAGCGCCGAACTGCTGGTGCTGGGCGGACTGGCGCGCGACGCGGAGGCCGGCCGCGTGATGGTGGACGAAGCGATCTCCACCGGCCGGGCGGCCGAGCGGTTCGCCGCCATGGTCGCGGAACTGGGCGGCCCGGCCGACCTGCTGGAGAACCCCGACACCCACCTGGCGGAAGCGCCTTTCCAGCGGGAGATCCGCATCCGCGACGAGGGCTTCGTCACCGCGGTCGACACGCGGGCGCTGGGCGTCGCGGTGGTGGCGCTGGGCGGCGGCCGGACCCGCGTCCAGGACCCGATCGACCCGGCGGTCGGGCTGGCCGAAGTCGCCGGCCCGGGTACGCCGACCGGCCCGCACGCCGCGCCGCTGGCGATCGTCCATGCCCGGACCGAGGAGGCCGCCGAAGCCGCGGCCGACGCGGTCCGCGGCGCCTTCACCGTGGGACAGTCCGCGCCGTCGGCAGGCCCGCCGATCGCCCGCCGGCTGGCGCGCTAG
- the cdd gene encoding cytidine deaminase has product MSSLDTMIPLAREAMRRAYAPYSKFPVGACLRTDGGRFYAAANVENAAYPQGQCAEAGAIGMMVAGGDRRIVEVVVMGGTPGDGMLCTPCGGCRQRLREFCALDVQIHVCGPEGLRRTVTLEELLPLSFGPENLSF; this is encoded by the coding sequence ATGAGCAGTCTCGACACCATGATCCCGCTGGCGCGCGAGGCGATGCGGCGGGCCTACGCGCCCTATTCGAAGTTCCCGGTCGGCGCCTGCCTGCGCACCGACGGCGGCCGATTCTACGCCGCCGCCAACGTGGAGAACGCGGCCTATCCCCAGGGCCAGTGCGCCGAGGCCGGCGCCATCGGCATGATGGTCGCGGGCGGCGACCGCCGGATCGTCGAGGTGGTGGTGATGGGCGGCACGCCTGGCGACGGAATGCTGTGCACCCCGTGCGGCGGCTGCCGCCAGCGTCTGCGGGAGTTCTGCGCGCTGGACGTGCAGATCCATGTCTGCGGGCCGGAAGGGCTGCGCCGGACGGTGACGCTGGAGGAACTGCTGCCGCTGTCCTTCGGCCCCGAGAACCTGAGCTTCTGA
- a CDS encoding DMT family transporter — protein sequence MPRETGSAQGEILRGICLLTLALVAFAVMDVLIKWLSSSYGTFQIVFFRSVFGLVPLCVLVATSGGIGLLRTSRPGGHVLRSLVGASALVCFFYAFKHMPLADVYAIHFAGPLFLTALSGPMLGEHVGWRRWSAVGVGFIGVVVMLRPGSGMFTPVALVPLLGAVFYAFAMIFVRKLSRTETNAAIVCYFTLTGVAVGAIGMAADWRTPDLPGFGLLAAVGILGGVAQIMMTQAFRSTPAAVLAPFEYTAMIWAVLFGYLVFADVPTSAVITGALIVSASGLYILHRETRRPPRPVTELTTKAMVP from the coding sequence GTGCCCCGGGAAACGGGAAGCGCCCAGGGGGAGATCCTGCGCGGGATCTGCCTGCTGACCCTGGCCCTGGTGGCCTTCGCCGTGATGGACGTGCTGATAAAATGGCTGTCGTCCAGCTACGGCACGTTCCAGATCGTGTTCTTCCGCTCGGTGTTCGGCCTGGTGCCGCTTTGCGTGCTGGTGGCGACGTCGGGCGGCATCGGGCTGCTGCGGACGTCCCGGCCGGGCGGGCACGTGCTGCGGTCGCTGGTCGGCGCCAGCGCGCTGGTCTGCTTCTTCTACGCCTTCAAACACATGCCGCTGGCCGACGTCTACGCGATCCATTTCGCGGGGCCGCTGTTCCTGACGGCGCTGTCCGGCCCGATGCTGGGCGAACATGTCGGCTGGCGCCGCTGGAGCGCGGTCGGGGTCGGCTTCATCGGCGTCGTCGTGATGCTCCGGCCCGGCAGCGGCATGTTCACCCCGGTGGCGCTGGTGCCGCTGCTGGGGGCCGTGTTCTACGCCTTCGCCATGATCTTCGTGCGGAAGCTGAGCCGGACCGAGACCAACGCGGCGATCGTCTGCTACTTCACGCTGACCGGCGTCGCGGTCGGGGCGATCGGCATGGCCGCGGACTGGCGGACGCCCGACCTGCCCGGGTTCGGCCTGCTGGCCGCCGTCGGCATCCTGGGCGGCGTCGCGCAGATCATGATGACCCAGGCCTTCCGCTCGACCCCCGCCGCCGTGCTGGCGCCGTTCGAGTACACGGCGATGATCTGGGCGGTCCTGTTCGGCTATCTGGTGTTCGCCGACGTGCCGACCTCGGCGGTGATCACCGGCGCCCTGATCGTCTCGGCCAGCGGGCTCTATATCCTTCACCGGGAAACCCGCCGGCCGCCCCGGCCGGTCACCGAACTGACCACGAAAGCCATGGTGCCATGA